Proteins from one Pseudomonas sp. KBS0710 genomic window:
- a CDS encoding DUF3320 domain-containing protein, translating into MTIKIEGVIASKIGFASHQNAVPVLRELTVHNDGDADYNDLELELVADPPFLEGKMWRLDRLGKDSTLHISDRNLTLNAGYLADLSESLAATLVLRLRCKGEDLTSQSFPVELLAKNEWGGVNSMPELLPAFAMPNDPAVDRILKSASDVLRRAGKPDGIDGYERKSRARTWELASAIWSAVCGLRLSYALPPASFETRGQKIRPPGLILEGRVATCLDTALLFAAALEQAGLNALLILTKGHAFVGVWLQPQEFSQLITDEAAAVRKRIDLKEALVFETTLATQFPVPSFSQTISAAERQINDDDFIMAIDLHRARMQRIRPLATSASINKLDIDQGTESVEEGLEGAPSLPPFDIELSADSDSPAGKLTLWQRKLLDLTTRNRLLHLPDSGKGVRLICPDPAELEDQLSSGKRIRIVSVPDLEAGGRDAALYEQQNRESLRDEYARAALNRGEVLATLEKAKLETAMIELYRKARSDLDEGGANTLFLALGFLKWKKSADDQKTYSAPLILLPVKLDRKSALSGVTMTLLEDEPRFNLTLLELLRHDFELVIPGLDGELPTDDSGIDVAGIWNIVRRAVRDVPGFEVTTELVLGTFSFAKYLMWQDLAARSDQLLKSPMVKHLLERSLGGDGYATSGDFPQPHELDRKVNPANLFTPLPADSSQLSAVVASSSGCDFVLDGPPGTGKSQTIANMIAHNLALGRRVLFVAEKMAALDVVYRRLEEKGLGEFCLELHSSKTSKVEVLKQLERAWDVRDALSTDEWAAETAKLHKLRNRLNQIVELLHQRSPSGLSVHQAVGRVVRDWNESLPRLIWPEGTVHDAHAYSMMKDLARRLDLNSQAARELSNDFALMAPTDWSNGWQETIVVAAREMPEKIQRLKVAATNLLKSTSLPLAVDNTEEFEQLERFVTSLIDAHGIDLSFVFTLNVSAKISSAKKAVQLLADYRAIESSLSVRYEEGACRTLDVTAFKDEWSQAKQKFWFLAALGKKKVAKHLASEGGAVGMPDVEADLPLLSEMQALVAALDGVSSDLTSIPGWSGLASDGAAMTAACELGERLRAIISASAQSPEHLISLREMTEKLVVKANELLGAGGFISSALHVLKDALSDFNQATRRFYELCNRPYEAKLSIEALFDTSSAITRQSSKLKAWCDWCRVRDEALAVGLQPLSNALAANALPEGGTLDVFETAYARWFATRSIDAEPLLRNFVPVEHASDIEAFVRLDEDLSKLTVRYIRAKLCGLIPSKNEIGKQGGFGILKHELQKSRRHKPVRQLAIEMGDALPKLAPCMLMSPLSIAQYLPADLQLFDLVIFDEASQIAPWDAIGSIARGKQVVIAGDPRQMPPTNFFNRAASASEDDTAEDMESILDECLGAGIPSHSLSWHYRSRHESLIAFSNHRYYDSNLITFPAAQTRASTVEWRRVDGVYAKGKGRHNQAEAEAIVTETVKRLMDPIFIAAGHTIGIITLNSDQQRLITDLLDKARQQFPQIEPFFQDDLPEPVVVKNLETVQGDERDLIMLGIGYGPTEPGAQVMSMNFGPLNKEGGWRRLNVAITRARREMLVFSSFDASMIDLNRTNARAVRDLKHFIEFAQRGPRALAEAIQGSVGGYDSPFEEAVAQGLRRKGWQVVPQIGVSRFRLDLGIVHPDRPGDYLAGVECDGATYHSAATARDRDKVRSAILKGLGWNLVRVWSTDWWIDKSGALDRLHAALDALLAESRVLPEITIPDTPQVPVPLVEVIVSSPSLPILGQEAGYVVAGVDDEAAVSELPELKVARGIAVSANPAVRGEYRVTDFTSIKSKIRADAFYTEAYDPVLTELISHVLEYEAPILDSLLVQRIARAHGFQRSGRLIRERVLELTERHHHLKSDPVDGQFVWHSENDVLTWNLYRTPSALDDARSVEEIAAEELLLVAALISAGDQPLEIAKTFGVKRLTSAARERIESVVKSAANF; encoded by the coding sequence ATGACCATCAAGATCGAGGGAGTGATCGCCAGCAAGATTGGCTTTGCTTCTCACCAAAACGCTGTCCCGGTTCTGCGCGAGCTGACGGTACACAATGATGGTGACGCGGATTACAACGATCTTGAGTTGGAACTGGTAGCAGATCCTCCTTTCCTGGAAGGCAAGATGTGGCGTCTGGACCGTTTGGGCAAAGATTCCACCTTGCATATTTCAGATCGAAACCTGACATTGAATGCAGGTTATCTCGCGGATCTTTCCGAAAGCTTGGCAGCAACTCTTGTTTTGCGACTTCGCTGCAAAGGTGAGGACTTGACGAGTCAGTCTTTTCCTGTGGAGCTTCTTGCCAAGAACGAGTGGGGCGGCGTCAACTCCATGCCGGAGCTTCTGCCCGCGTTCGCGATGCCTAATGACCCGGCAGTTGATCGGATACTTAAATCGGCATCTGACGTACTGCGGCGCGCCGGCAAACCGGATGGTATTGACGGATACGAGCGCAAGTCCAGAGCCAGAACGTGGGAACTGGCTTCGGCCATCTGGTCGGCGGTTTGCGGTTTGCGGCTTAGCTACGCGCTCCCACCGGCAAGTTTTGAAACGCGTGGACAAAAGATTCGACCCCCTGGGCTTATTCTGGAAGGTCGTGTTGCTACGTGTTTGGACACTGCGTTGTTGTTTGCTGCAGCGCTGGAGCAGGCGGGTCTCAACGCACTGTTGATTCTTACCAAAGGTCATGCATTTGTTGGCGTTTGGCTTCAGCCGCAAGAGTTTTCCCAACTCATCACTGACGAGGCGGCTGCGGTCCGCAAGCGCATTGACTTGAAAGAGGCATTGGTTTTCGAAACCACTCTTGCCACTCAATTTCCAGTGCCGAGTTTCAGTCAGACTATTAGTGCGGCTGAGCGCCAAATCAATGATGACGATTTCATCATGGCCATTGACCTGCATCGTGCACGCATGCAGCGTATCCGACCTTTAGCAACTTCAGCCTCCATTAATAAGTTGGATATCGACCAAGGCACTGAGTCTGTGGAAGAAGGGTTGGAGGGCGCCCCATCACTGCCACCGTTTGATATTGAGCTCTCTGCAGATTCGGATTCGCCCGCTGGCAAGCTCACTTTGTGGCAACGCAAACTGTTAGATTTAACCACTCGCAACCGGCTCCTGCATTTGCCGGATAGTGGCAAGGGTGTCCGACTGATTTGCCCCGATCCGGCTGAGTTAGAAGATCAGTTGTCCAGTGGCAAGCGCATTCGAATTGTCTCGGTACCAGACCTTGAGGCCGGGGGACGAGACGCCGCACTGTATGAGCAGCAAAATCGTGAGAGCCTGCGCGATGAGTATGCTAGGGCAGCTCTGAACAGAGGCGAGGTGCTCGCCACGCTTGAGAAAGCGAAGCTTGAAACCGCCATGATCGAATTGTATCGCAAGGCCCGAAGCGATCTTGACGAGGGCGGCGCAAATACCTTGTTTCTCGCCTTGGGCTTTCTGAAGTGGAAAAAATCGGCGGATGACCAAAAAACCTATTCAGCACCGTTGATTCTGCTGCCGGTAAAGCTTGATCGTAAGAGTGCTTTGTCCGGCGTGACGATGACGCTCTTGGAAGATGAGCCGCGCTTCAACCTGACTTTGCTTGAATTGCTTCGGCACGACTTTGAGCTCGTCATTCCAGGGCTGGATGGCGAGCTTCCAACAGATGACAGTGGTATCGATGTAGCTGGCATCTGGAACATCGTGAGGCGTGCTGTCAGGGATGTACCAGGGTTTGAAGTCACTACAGAACTGGTACTTGGCACATTCTCATTCGCCAAATACCTTATGTGGCAAGATTTGGCGGCTCGTTCAGACCAGTTGCTGAAAAGCCCGATGGTTAAACACTTGCTTGAGAGAAGCCTCGGCGGCGACGGCTATGCGACCTCGGGTGACTTTCCACAACCTCATGAGCTGGACCGCAAGGTCAATCCCGCCAATCTATTTACGCCGTTGCCGGCAGACTCTTCTCAACTGTCCGCCGTCGTTGCGTCATCCAGTGGTTGCGACTTTGTACTCGATGGTCCACCGGGCACCGGTAAGTCGCAAACCATTGCCAATATGATCGCGCACAATCTGGCACTGGGCCGCAGAGTGTTGTTTGTTGCAGAAAAAATGGCCGCGCTCGATGTGGTTTACCGCAGGCTTGAAGAAAAGGGGCTAGGCGAGTTTTGCCTTGAGCTTCACTCCAGCAAAACCTCCAAGGTCGAAGTGCTCAAGCAGTTAGAGCGCGCGTGGGACGTTCGCGATGCCCTGAGCACGGATGAATGGGCCGCTGAAACTGCAAAACTGCATAAGTTGCGAAACCGACTTAATCAAATTGTCGAGCTGCTTCATCAACGTTCACCCAGCGGTTTGTCGGTACATCAGGCCGTCGGGCGAGTGGTGCGGGACTGGAATGAATCGTTACCGCGCCTGATTTGGCCGGAGGGAACCGTTCACGACGCACACGCTTACTCGATGATGAAAGATCTGGCGCGACGTCTTGATTTGAACAGTCAAGCCGCGCGTGAGCTTTCGAACGACTTTGCATTGATGGCGCCCACTGACTGGTCGAATGGATGGCAGGAAACAATTGTCGTTGCCGCGCGCGAGATGCCAGAAAAAATACAACGACTCAAGGTCGCGGCGACCAACCTGCTCAAGTCAACGAGTCTGCCGCTCGCCGTCGACAATACAGAGGAGTTCGAGCAGCTTGAGCGGTTCGTCACCTCGCTGATTGACGCTCATGGAATTGATCTCTCGTTTGTCTTTACTCTGAATGTTAGCGCCAAGATCAGTTCGGCAAAGAAAGCGGTGCAGCTTCTAGCTGATTATCGGGCGATCGAAAGTTCGCTTTCTGTTCGATATGAAGAAGGTGCATGTCGTACCCTCGACGTTACCGCGTTCAAGGATGAATGGAGCCAGGCTAAGCAAAAGTTTTGGTTCCTCGCAGCCTTGGGTAAGAAAAAAGTTGCCAAACATCTTGCCAGCGAAGGTGGTGCGGTTGGAATGCCGGATGTTGAGGCGGATCTACCCCTACTCAGTGAAATGCAAGCCTTAGTCGCCGCACTGGACGGCGTATCATCAGATTTGACCTCAATCCCTGGGTGGAGCGGTTTAGCCAGTGACGGTGCTGCCATGACGGCGGCCTGCGAGCTGGGTGAGCGCTTGAGGGCAATCATCAGCGCTAGCGCTCAATCGCCGGAACACCTGATTTCCCTGCGTGAGATGACTGAAAAGCTGGTCGTGAAAGCCAATGAGCTGCTCGGGGCGGGTGGTTTCATTTCATCGGCGCTGCATGTGTTAAAAGATGCACTGTCGGACTTCAATCAAGCCACTCGGCGGTTCTACGAGCTGTGTAATCGACCCTATGAAGCCAAGTTGTCAATAGAAGCCCTTTTTGATACTTCCAGCGCGATTACTCGTCAATCCTCAAAACTAAAGGCCTGGTGCGATTGGTGTCGAGTCAGGGACGAGGCGCTAGCGGTGGGGTTGCAACCTTTGAGCAATGCCCTGGCAGCGAATGCGTTGCCTGAAGGGGGCACCCTGGATGTGTTTGAAACAGCCTATGCGCGTTGGTTTGCGACACGATCCATTGATGCAGAGCCGTTATTACGAAACTTTGTACCCGTTGAACACGCCAGTGATATCGAGGCGTTTGTGCGCTTGGATGAAGATCTCTCCAAGCTGACTGTGCGTTACATTCGCGCGAAACTTTGCGGCCTGATTCCATCAAAAAATGAAATCGGTAAACAAGGTGGTTTTGGCATATTGAAGCATGAGCTACAGAAGTCTCGGCGTCACAAGCCAGTGCGCCAACTGGCTATTGAGATGGGTGATGCGCTGCCTAAGCTCGCGCCATGCATGCTGATGAGCCCACTATCGATCGCCCAGTACCTACCGGCGGATCTCCAGCTTTTTGACCTGGTGATTTTCGATGAGGCCTCGCAGATAGCGCCTTGGGATGCTATTGGCTCGATTGCCAGAGGCAAACAGGTGGTGATTGCGGGCGACCCGCGCCAAATGCCACCGACTAATTTTTTCAATCGTGCGGCATCTGCTTCTGAGGATGACACAGCAGAAGACATGGAAAGTATCCTAGACGAATGCCTGGGTGCAGGTATTCCAAGCCATAGCCTCAGCTGGCACTACCGTAGCCGTCACGAGAGCCTGATCGCGTTTTCCAATCATCGCTACTACGACAGCAATTTGATCACGTTTCCGGCTGCTCAGACCCGTGCGAGCACGGTGGAGTGGCGGCGCGTTGACGGTGTTTATGCGAAGGGGAAAGGACGTCATAACCAGGCTGAGGCCGAGGCTATTGTCACCGAAACGGTCAAGCGCTTGATGGATCCGATCTTTATAGCGGCGGGTCATACGATTGGTATCATTACGCTCAACAGCGATCAACAACGCTTGATTACAGACCTGCTGGATAAGGCGCGGCAACAATTTCCACAGATCGAACCGTTCTTTCAAGACGATTTGCCGGAACCTGTTGTCGTAAAGAACTTGGAAACCGTGCAAGGCGATGAGCGTGATTTGATCATGCTGGGCATTGGATACGGGCCTACTGAGCCCGGAGCTCAGGTCATGTCGATGAACTTCGGCCCATTGAATAAAGAGGGCGGCTGGCGTCGGTTGAATGTCGCCATTACTCGGGCTCGCAGGGAAATGTTGGTTTTTTCGTCTTTCGACGCTTCGATGATCGACTTGAATCGTACCAACGCGAGAGCTGTGCGGGATCTGAAGCACTTTATTGAGTTTGCGCAACGTGGGCCACGGGCCTTGGCCGAGGCAATTCAAGGCTCGGTAGGCGGGTACGATTCGCCGTTTGAAGAGGCCGTCGCCCAAGGTTTGAGGCGTAAAGGCTGGCAAGTCGTTCCGCAGATCGGCGTATCCCGTTTCCGCCTGGATTTGGGTATTGTCCACCCAGACCGGCCTGGTGATTACCTTGCAGGAGTGGAATGTGATGGCGCGACTTATCATAGTGCAGCGACGGCGCGAGATCGAGATAAGGTCCGAAGCGCGATTTTGAAAGGTCTGGGCTGGAATCTGGTTCGTGTGTGGTCAACCGACTGGTGGATAGACAAGTCCGGGGCGCTGGATCGCCTGCACGCTGCACTTGACGCGCTTTTGGCGGAATCTCGAGTTCTGCCCGAGATTACTATCCCGGATACCCCGCAAGTACCGGTGCCTCTAGTGGAGGTGATCGTCAGTAGCCCATCGTTGCCTATTCTGGGTCAGGAGGCTGGATACGTGGTAGCAGGCGTTGACGATGAAGCGGCGGTCAGTGAGTTGCCGGAGCTCAAGGTCGCTAGGGGAATCGCTGTTTCAGCCAATCCTGCCGTCAGGGGTGAATACCGTGTTACTGACTTCACAAGCATAAAAAGCAAAATTCGTGCGGATGCTTTTTATACGGAAGCCTACGATCCGGTTTTGACTGAGCTGATTTCCCATGTGTTGGAGTATGAAGCACCGATTCTGGATTCGTTGCTAGTACAGCGAATCGCAAGGGCACATGGGTTTCAACGGTCCGGTCGTTTGATTCGAGAGCGAGTCCTTGAGCTGACCGAGCGACACCACCATCTGAAAAGTGATCCAGTGGATGGGCAATTCGTCTGGCACAGTGAAAACGATGTATTGACTTGGAATCTCTACCGGACGCCGAGTGCGCTCGACGATGCTCGCTCTGTCGAAGAGATCGCGGCTGAAGAGTTGTTGCTCGTGGCCGCTTTGATTTCTGCGGGCGACCAACCCTTGGAAATTGCCAAGACGTTTGGCGTGAAGCGTTTGACGAGTGCGGCGCGTGAGCGAATTGAGTCAGTGGTCAAGTCGGCGGCGAATTTTTAA
- a CDS encoding CbtB-domain containing protein: protein MSIISSTSHTASSTATLSQRLSAAIGASILGACLVYFAGFSHIEAVHNAAHDTRHSAAFPCH, encoded by the coding sequence ATGTCGATCATCAGCAGCACCTCGCACACCGCCAGCAGCACCGCCACCTTGAGCCAACGCCTGAGCGCCGCCATCGGCGCCTCGATCCTCGGCGCGTGCCTGGTGTACTTCGCCGGGTTCTCGCATATCGAGGCGGTACACAACGCAGCCCACGATACCCGCCACAGCGCCGCGTTCCCGTGCCACTGA
- a CDS encoding CbtA family protein, with translation MIKRIAQTAGFTGLLAALLLTLLQSFWVAPLILQAETFEKAPVAEVVHEHAAGAAAHTHDAVAWEPEDGWQRVLSTTGGNLVVAVGFALMLAGLYTLRAPTRTAQGLLWGLAGYATFVLAPTLGLPPELPGTAAADLAQRQIWWIGTAASTAAGIALLVFGRSWLLKVLGVAILAVPHVIGAPQPQVHSMLAPEALEAQFKIASQLTNVAFWLALGWISAWLFRRNRDGQYSA, from the coding sequence ATGATCAAACGAATTGCCCAAACCGCAGGTTTCACCGGCCTGCTGGCTGCCCTGTTGCTGACCCTGCTGCAAAGCTTTTGGGTCGCCCCGCTGATTTTGCAGGCGGAAACCTTTGAAAAGGCTCCGGTTGCCGAAGTCGTGCACGAACACGCCGCCGGGGCCGCAGCCCACACCCACGACGCCGTAGCCTGGGAGCCGGAAGATGGCTGGCAGCGTGTGCTGTCGACCACCGGAGGCAACCTGGTGGTAGCGGTGGGTTTCGCGCTGATGCTGGCCGGCCTCTACACCTTGCGTGCGCCGACCCGCACGGCTCAAGGGTTGTTGTGGGGCTTGGCCGGTTACGCGACGTTTGTACTGGCACCCACTTTGGGCCTGCCGCCGGAATTGCCGGGCACCGCAGCCGCCGACCTGGCGCAACGGCAGATCTGGTGGATCGGCACCGCAGCCTCTACCGCTGCGGGTATCGCACTGCTGGTGTTTGGTCGTAGCTGGCTGCTCAAGGTGCTGGGCGTGGCGATCCTGGCCGTGCCCCACGTGATCGGCGCGCCGCAACCGCAAGTGCATTCGATGCTGGCACCCGAAGCCCTGGAAGCGCAGTTCAAGATCGCCTCGCAACTGACCAACGTCGCCTTCTGGCTGGCCTTGGGCTGGATCAGCGCGTGGCTGTTTCGCCGTAACCGCGACGGTCAATACTCGGCATGA
- a CDS encoding cobalamin biosynthesis protein: MTLVVGLGCQRGCDVHTLLGLFDAALADGGIERQRITALASIDRKQAEPGLLALARLLELPLQCFSAEQLAGYEDRLSHKSAVAFAHTGCYGIAESAALALAEQLSQRPARLLITRKKTAQATFALACAD, translated from the coding sequence ATGACGCTGGTGGTCGGCCTGGGTTGCCAGCGCGGCTGTGATGTTCACACCCTGCTCGGCCTGTTTGACGCAGCCCTTGCCGACGGCGGCATAGAACGCCAACGCATCACCGCGTTGGCGAGCATTGATCGCAAACAGGCTGAACCCGGCCTGCTGGCCCTGGCCCGGCTGCTGGAACTGCCCTTGCAGTGTTTCAGTGCAGAACAATTGGCGGGTTATGAAGACCGTTTGAGCCACAAGTCAGCCGTCGCTTTTGCGCATACCGGTTGCTATGGCATCGCCGAAAGCGCGGCCCTGGCCCTGGCTGAACAGCTGTCCCAACGCCCCGCTCGCCTGTTGATCACGCGCAAAAAAACCGCCCAGGCGACGTTTGCATTGGCGTGCGCCGACTAA
- the cobM gene encoding precorrin-4 C(11)-methyltransferase, whose product MTVYFIGAGPGDPELITVKGQRLIRSCPVIIYAGSLVPAAVLQGHQAEQVVNSAELHLEQIIELIKTAHANDQDVARVHSGDPSLYGAIGEQIRYLRELGIPFQIIPGVTAVSACAALLETELTLPDIAQSVILTRYADKTSMPAGEAFDSLAQHGTTMAIHLGVNHLEKIVAELLPHYGADCPIAVVHRATWPDQDWVVGTLVDIAAKVAAKGFRRTALIVVGRVLASDGFSESSLYRAGHAHLYRP is encoded by the coding sequence ATGACCGTCTACTTTATCGGCGCAGGCCCCGGCGACCCGGAATTGATCACCGTCAAGGGCCAGCGGCTGATCCGCAGTTGCCCGGTGATCATCTATGCCGGTTCCCTGGTGCCGGCGGCGGTATTGCAAGGTCATCAGGCCGAACAGGTGGTCAACAGCGCCGAGTTGCACCTGGAACAGATCATTGAGTTGATCAAGACAGCCCACGCCAACGACCAGGATGTGGCCCGCGTACACTCCGGCGACCCGAGCCTGTATGGCGCGATTGGCGAGCAGATCCGTTATTTGCGTGAGTTGGGCATCCCCTTCCAGATCATCCCCGGGGTGACGGCGGTGTCGGCTTGCGCGGCGCTGCTGGAGACAGAGCTGACGCTGCCGGACATTGCTCAGAGTGTGATCCTGACCCGTTATGCGGATAAAACCAGCATGCCGGCCGGTGAGGCGTTCGACAGTTTGGCGCAGCATGGCACAACCATGGCAATTCACCTGGGGGTCAACCATCTTGAGAAGATCGTCGCCGAACTGCTGCCGCACTACGGCGCGGACTGCCCGATTGCCGTGGTGCACCGCGCCACGTGGCCGGATCAGGATTGGGTGGTGGGCACCTTGGTGGATATTGCCGCGAAGGTGGCGGCCAAAGGGTTTCGGCGTACGGCGTTGATTGTGGTGGGTCGGGTGCTGGCCAGTGATGGTTTCAGCGAGTCTTCGCTGTATCGCGCGGGGCATGCGCACCTGTATCGCCCCTGA
- the nfuA gene encoding Fe-S biogenesis protein NfuA — protein MTAITITDAAHDYLADLLSKQNTPGIGIRVFITQPGTQYAETCIAYCKPGEEKPEDTALGLKSFTAYIDNFSEAFLDDAVVDYATDRMGGQLTIKAPNAKVPNVNADSPVNERINYYLQTEINPGLASHGGQVSLIDVVEDGIAVLKFGGGCQGCGQADVTLREGIERTLLERIPELKGVRDVTDHTQKENAYY, from the coding sequence ATGACTGCCATAACCATTACCGACGCCGCCCACGATTACCTGGCTGACCTGCTGTCCAAGCAGAACACCCCAGGCATCGGCATCCGCGTCTTTATCACCCAGCCCGGCACCCAATACGCCGAGACTTGCATCGCCTACTGCAAGCCTGGGGAAGAGAAACCTGAAGACACCGCCCTGGGGCTTAAAAGCTTCACCGCGTACATCGACAACTTCAGCGAAGCCTTCCTTGACGACGCCGTGGTTGACTACGCCACCGACCGCATGGGCGGCCAGTTGACCATCAAGGCGCCCAACGCCAAGGTGCCGAACGTCAACGCCGACAGCCCGGTCAACGAGCGCATCAACTATTACCTGCAAACCGAGATCAACCCGGGGCTGGCCAGCCATGGCGGTCAGGTCAGCTTGATCGATGTGGTTGAAGACGGCATCGCCGTCCTCAAGTTCGGCGGCGGCTGCCAAGGCTGCGGCCAGGCGGACGTGACCTTGCGTGAAGGCATCGAGCGCACCTTGCTCGAGCGTATCCCGGAACTCAAGGGCGTGCGTGACGTGACCGACCATACGCAGAAAGAAAATGCCTACTATTGA
- a CDS encoding fatty acid cis/trans isomerase, with amino-acid sequence MSLRLLTSAVLAVVACVAQANGPAPAISYTRDIQPIFTEKCVACHACYDSACQLNLGSAEGAARGASKTPVYDGERSQATPTTRLFYDAFGKQAWQQKGFYSVLDAQGSQAALMARMLELGHNAPLQPNAKLPDEIVLGLNRQNMCAMPGEFNAYAGSHPKEGMPLAVTGLTDQQYQTLQRWLASGAPIDEQGLAPSAKEALQVQQWENLFNQPGARESLVARWLYEHLFLAHIYFENGEPGHFFQWVRSRTPSGQPIDLIATRRPNDDPGTQVYYRLWPVQGVIVHKTHITYPFSAAKMARIKELFYSGDWQVSALPGYGPGRRANPFETFEAIPAKARYQFMLDNAEYFVRTFIRGPVCRGQIATDVIRDNFWTLFQDPDHDLYITDARYRGQATPLLAMPGQNDDVGSVLGLWLAYRDKRNQYEALRRDSYADLPPPSWSTLWVGNDNALLSIFRHFDSASVTKGLIGEVPQTMWLFDYPLLERTYYQLAVNFDVFGNVSHQAQTRLYFDLIRNGAEQNFLRLMPADTRDDFMDDWYQNSGKLKLWLDYEAIDDDKPSGLHLDEKDPKRDFANQLLTRYGNLNASPDPINRCTGAYCSRDGIDPALQDAEQVLSRLTSRPAAGLKVIDQLPEATMLRIETASGKRVVYSMLRNRAHSNVAFLLGEAYRYQPGLDTVTIYPGVLSSYPNFIFNLPAQEVPAFVAAMENAKDAKRFEKIVDRWGVRRSHPLFWQYFHDLSQYIRETTPVEEGVLDMNRYENL; translated from the coding sequence ATGTCACTTCGTCTACTCACCAGCGCCGTCCTGGCAGTGGTCGCCTGCGTTGCGCAGGCCAACGGACCCGCCCCGGCGATTTCATATACCCGCGACATTCAACCGATCTTCACCGAAAAGTGCGTGGCCTGCCATGCCTGCTACGACTCTGCGTGCCAGTTGAACCTGGGCAGCGCCGAGGGCGCGGCCCGTGGCGCGAGCAAAACCCCGGTGTATGACGGCGAGCGTAGCCAGGCCACGCCGACCACGCGTTTGTTCTATGACGCATTCGGCAAGCAGGCCTGGCAGCAAAAAGGCTTCTATTCGGTACTCGACGCCCAAGGCAGCCAGGCCGCGTTGATGGCGCGCATGCTGGAACTGGGGCACAACGCGCCGCTGCAACCGAATGCCAAGCTGCCCGACGAGATCGTATTGGGCCTCAACCGCCAAAACATGTGCGCCATGCCCGGCGAGTTCAATGCCTACGCAGGTAGCCATCCCAAGGAAGGCATGCCATTGGCGGTCACTGGGCTGACCGACCAGCAATACCAGACCCTGCAGCGTTGGCTCGCCTCCGGTGCGCCGATTGATGAGCAAGGCCTGGCACCGAGTGCCAAGGAGGCCTTGCAAGTGCAGCAGTGGGAAAACCTGTTCAACCAGCCCGGCGCCCGCGAAAGCCTGGTGGCGCGCTGGCTGTATGAGCATTTGTTCCTGGCACATATTTATTTCGAGAACGGCGAACCGGGGCATTTCTTCCAGTGGGTACGTTCGCGCACGCCCAGCGGCCAGCCCATCGACCTGATCGCCACCCGTCGCCCCAACGATGACCCAGGCACCCAGGTGTATTACCGCCTGTGGCCGGTGCAGGGCGTTATCGTGCATAAAACCCACATTACTTACCCGTTCAGCGCAGCGAAAATGGCGCGGATCAAAGAGCTTTTCTACTCCGGTGACTGGCAGGTGAGCGCGTTGCCGGGCTACGGCCCTGGTCGCCGCGCCAACCCGTTCGAGACCTTCGAAGCCATTCCGGCCAAGGCGCGCTACCAGTTCATGCTGGATAACGCCGAATACTTCGTGCGCACCTTTATTCGCGGACCGGTGTGCCGTGGGCAGATTGCTACGGATGTGATTCGCGACAACTTCTGGACTTTGTTCCAGGACCCGGACCACGACCTGTACATCACCGATGCACGTTATCGTGGGCAGGCCACACCGTTGCTGGCGATGCCAGGGCAGAACGATGACGTGGGCAGCGTGCTGGGCCTGTGGCTGGCGTATCGCGACAAGCGCAACCAATACGAAGCGTTGCGCCGTGACAGCTATGCGGACCTGCCGCCGCCGAGTTGGTCGACCTTGTGGGTGGGGAATGACAATGCCTTGCTGTCGATTTTTCGGCATTTCGACAGTGCTTCGGTGACCAAGGGCTTGATTGGCGAAGTACCGCAGACGATGTGGTTGTTCGACTATCCGCTGCTGGAGCGCACCTATTACCAGCTGGCGGTGAATTTCGATGTGTTCGGCAATGTGTCGCACCAGGCCCAGACCCGGCTGTATTTCGACCTGATCCGCAACGGCGCCGAGCAGAACTTCCTGCGCCTGATGCCGGCCGATACCCGCGATGACTTTATGGATGACTGGTACCAGAACAGCGGCAAGCTCAAGCTGTGGCTGGACTACGAGGCGATTGACGACGACAAGCCAAGCGGCTTGCATCTGGATGAAAAAGACCCGAAACGTGACTTTGCCAACCAGTTATTGACGCGTTACGGCAATTTGAATGCCAGCCCGGATCCGATCAACCGTTGTACGGGTGCTTATTGCTCGCGCGATGGGATTGATCCGGCGTTGCAGGATGCCGAGCAGGTGTTGAGCCGGCTGACGTCACGCCCGGCGGCGGGGCTCAAGGTGATTGACCAGTTGCCTGAGGCGACCATGCTGCGTATCGAGACCGCCAGCGGCAAGCGCGTGGTTTACAGCATGCTGCGTAACCGCGCGCACAGTAATGTGGCGTTCCTGCTGGGTGAGGCTTATCGCTATCAGCCGGGTTTGGATACCGTGACTATTTATCCGGGTGTGCTTAGCAGCTATCCGAACTTCATCTTCAACCTCCCGGCGCAGGAAGTGCCGGCGTTTGTGGCAGCCATGGAGAACGCCAAGGATGCCAAGCGGTTCGAGAAGATTGTTGATCGGTGGGGTGTGCGGCGCAGTCATCCGCTGTTCTGGCAATACTTTCACGACCTGTCGCAGTACATCCGCGAGACGACGCCGGTGGAAGAGGGTGTGCTGGATATGAATCGCTATGAAAATCTTTGA